The Myxosarcina sp. GI1 nucleotide sequence CGTTTTCTACAGGTAGATATTAATACTGGTGTGATAATCGGGATGATTATCGTGGCATTTTTTGCCATTTTAGGAGGTATGAAGGGCATTACCTGGACGCAGGTAGCGCAGTACACTGTGTTGATTTTTGCCTTTATTATTCCCGCCGTAGCGATCGCACTAAAATTAACTGGCAATCCCATACCGCAACTGGCTTTTAGCTTTAGCGATATCGTCCCCAAACTCAATCAGATACAGGTAGATTTAGGTTTTGCCGAATATACCCAACCTTTTGTCGATAAATCGATGCTGGATATCCTGTTTATCACTATTGCTTTGATGGTAGGTACGGCAGGATTACCCCACGTTATTGTCAGATTTTATACCGTACCTTCGGCTCGTGCCGCTCGTTATTCGGCTGGTTGGGCATTGTTATTTATTGCCATTCTCTATACTACTGCCCCTGCGGTATCGGCTTTTGCCCGCTACAACCTCATTGACAGTCTGCACGATAAAACCATTGCTGAAGTACAGCAACTAGACTGGGCAAATAAATGGTCGAATACGGGACTGTTAGGCTTTGAAGATAAAAACAACGACGGTAGAATCGAGCTAACCCCCGATGAAACCACCAGCGAAATCACTATCGATCGCGATATTATCGTGCTAGCAACTCCTGAAGTTGCCAGTCTTGCTCCTTGGGTAATAGCTTTAGTTGCCGCAGGCGGTTTGGCTGCCGCTCTATCTACAGCTTCTGGGCTACTATTAGTTATTTCTAGTTCTATCGCCCACGATGTTTACTATCGCATTATCAATCCCAACGCTTCAGAAAGTCGCAGGGTAATGGTAGGTA carries:
- a CDS encoding sodium:solute symporter family protein, with the protein product MSVELWTTIFVAITFIIYLYIGWRSRVRDSEGFFVADRGVPALANGAATAADWMSAASFISMAGLISFLGYDGSMYLMGWTGGFVLLALLLAPYLRKFGKYTVPDFVGDRYYSVWARLVAVVAAIFVSLTYVAGQMRGVGIVFSRFLQVDINTGVIIGMIIVAFFAILGGMKGITWTQVAQYTVLIFAFIIPAVAIALKLTGNPIPQLAFSFSDIVPKLNQIQVDLGFAEYTQPFVDKSMLDILFITIALMVGTAGLPHVIVRFYTVPSARAARYSAGWALLFIAILYTTAPAVSAFARYNLIDSLHDKTIAEVQQLDWANKWSNTGLLGFEDKNNDGRIELTPDETTSEITIDRDIIVLATPEVASLAPWVIALVAAGGLAAALSTASGLLLVISSSIAHDVYYRIINPNASESRRVMVGRIMVGFAIAIAGYFGVNPPGFVAEVVAFAFGLAAASFFPVILLGIFDSRTNREGAIAGMIVGLAFTLFYIIGNKFYGMPPWFLGISPEGIGTVGMILNFIITYTVSRLTPPPPREIQAMVDNLQSPEGNF